In the genome of Fulvivirga maritima, one region contains:
- a CDS encoding chromate transporter, which yields MALKTNEGTASSEPHIQLQLFISFLKVGFFMFGGGYAMIPLLEQELIHKRKWISNDDLLEIISFSQMTPGTIAINAATFIGNQQGRAWGGLVASFGIIFPSLLIISLVYHLAGSHFDLPWLQNAFLGIRACLVAMIGKSFIKLFKTGIKGNISVAIFLLALIGLLLGAHPILIIILGAIAGFIAFKITLK from the coding sequence ATGGCTCTAAAAACAAATGAAGGCACTGCCAGCTCAGAGCCTCATATACAGTTACAGTTGTTTATTTCATTCCTCAAAGTGGGCTTCTTTATGTTTGGTGGTGGTTATGCCATGATTCCATTGCTAGAGCAAGAACTCATTCATAAGAGAAAATGGATTTCTAATGATGATTTATTAGAGATCATATCATTCTCACAAATGACACCAGGCACTATAGCTATTAACGCAGCCACTTTTATTGGTAATCAGCAAGGAAGGGCCTGGGGTGGACTAGTAGCCTCATTTGGCATCATTTTCCCCTCATTGCTCATTATCAGTCTGGTATACCACTTGGCAGGCAGCCATTTTGACTTACCTTGGTTACAGAATGCTTTTTTAGGTATACGTGCTTGTCTCGTCGCCATGATTGGCAAATCATTCATCAAACTCTTTAAAACAGGCATTAAGGGTAATATATCGGTAGCTATATTCCTTCTGGCTCTTATTGGCCTTTTACTGGGGGCTCACCCAATACTTATTATTATTCTGGGAGCCATAGCCGGATTTATTGCTTTTAAAATCACTTTAAAATAG
- a CDS encoding chromate transporter encodes MLHDYLTLIWVFFKIGLFSFGGGLAMVPLFIIEFEKQGWMNSHEFLNVLSLAQVTPGAIAMNSATYVGNKVQGVGGGIIATLSLASPSIIVMLVLSKVLARVKNHPIKEAIFNGLKPVTVALILYAGFQIAETTFFKGEGFSIEWKPIVICLAIAVIQHFYTKLNPIFLIILSAIVGMILL; translated from the coding sequence ATGCTGCACGATTACCTCACCCTGATATGGGTATTTTTTAAGATCGGCCTTTTTAGTTTTGGTGGTGGCTTAGCCATGGTACCATTATTCATCATAGAGTTCGAAAAACAAGGGTGGATGAACAGCCATGAATTTTTGAATGTGCTATCTCTGGCGCAGGTCACTCCTGGCGCCATAGCTATGAACTCTGCCACTTACGTGGGAAACAAGGTACAAGGTGTAGGTGGCGGTATAATAGCGACCTTATCATTAGCCTCTCCTTCTATTATAGTAATGTTAGTACTTTCTAAAGTATTAGCCAGAGTAAAAAATCATCCCATTAAAGAAGCTATATTTAATGGATTGAAACCCGTGACTGTGGCTTTAATACTGTATGCTGGTTTTCAAATTGCTGAAACCACTTTTTTTAAAGGAGAAGGTTTCTCTATAGAATGGAAACCTATAGTCATATGTCTTGCCATAGCAGTGATACAGCACTTTTATACTAAGCTTAATCCCATATTTTTAATCATACTATCTGCCATAGTAGGAATGATTTTACTTTAG
- a CDS encoding DUF763 domain-containing protein, which yields MRRSGTADLPLHGGKVPYWLAKRMAELGQTIVESIVIEYGKTEFLAKISDPLWFQSFGCVLGMDWHSSGITTSVMGALKKSLNPIANDLGIYICGGRGKHSRQTPAELLALADKTGINGTELVHHSKLSAKVDNTAIQDGFQLYLHSFIVTDKGEWAVVQQGMNNTNGMARRYHWHSKNVKSFIEEPHTGVCGINKGLILNLTSKSADKTRSGILEIGKEDSFKMMQEARKIIMPRRHHVKKEDVNLKRLGSVLALANDPAIKTFDDMLLINGLGPRTLQSLTLVSEVIHGTPSRFQDPARFSFAHGGKDGHPFPVPTHIYDETISTLKHAVEKSKIGYSDKQHAIKKLHLLAQKAENDFVPDETRFDKIIEKERQESYKYGGKTVFGNSLPPRGQLDLFQ from the coding sequence ATGCGAAGATCAGGCACAGCAGATTTACCCTTACATGGCGGCAAAGTCCCCTATTGGTTAGCCAAAAGAATGGCCGAGCTGGGGCAAACGATAGTAGAATCTATAGTAATAGAATACGGTAAAACTGAATTTCTGGCCAAAATAAGTGATCCGCTTTGGTTTCAATCTTTTGGCTGTGTGCTCGGTATGGACTGGCATTCATCAGGAATTACCACCTCAGTAATGGGTGCTTTAAAGAAAAGCCTTAACCCTATAGCCAATGACTTGGGCATCTACATCTGTGGAGGAAGAGGCAAGCATTCACGCCAAACGCCTGCCGAATTACTAGCTTTAGCTGATAAAACCGGGATTAATGGTACTGAACTGGTCCACCATAGTAAACTCAGTGCCAAGGTAGACAATACTGCTATTCAAGACGGCTTTCAGCTTTATTTACACTCTTTTATAGTAACCGATAAAGGTGAATGGGCGGTGGTGCAGCAGGGCATGAATAATACTAATGGCATGGCCAGGCGCTATCATTGGCATTCCAAAAATGTGAAATCATTCATAGAAGAGCCTCATACCGGCGTATGCGGAATTAACAAAGGCCTTATTCTCAACCTGACCTCAAAGAGCGCTGATAAAACCAGAAGCGGCATTTTAGAAATAGGCAAAGAAGATTCTTTCAAAATGATGCAAGAGGCACGTAAAATAATCATGCCTCGTCGGCATCATGTTAAAAAAGAAGATGTAAACCTTAAAAGACTAGGAAGCGTACTTGCACTTGCTAATGACCCTGCCATAAAGACCTTTGATGATATGCTTCTTATCAATGGTTTGGGGCCCCGAACATTACAATCATTAACCCTGGTTAGTGAAGTGATCCATGGCACCCCTTCACGCTTTCAGGACCCCGCCAGATTCTCCTTCGCTCATGGCGGAAAAGATGGTCATCCCTTCCCCGTTCCTACCCACATTTATGACGAAACTATCAGTACTTTAAAGCATGCTGTTGAAAAATCTAAAATTGGATACTCGGATAAACAACATGCGATAAAAAAACTTCACTTACTTGCTCAAAAGGCCGAAAACGATTTCGTGCCTGATGAAACGCGATTTGACAAAATAATTGAAAAAGAACGCCAGGAATCTTACAAATATGGAGGCAAAACGGTGTTCGGAAATTCACTACCACCTAGAGGTCAACTGGATTTGTTTCAGTAG
- the nhaD gene encoding sodium:proton antiporter NhaD: MVVYLISVFIFGYLLITLEEVVKINKTAIALYMGVVTWVVFVLGSDHTEGVSESLTLQLGSVSEILFFLMGAMTIIELIDIHQGFNVITNRIKTSNRKTLLWMIVGIAFFLSALLDNLTCSIVMISLLRKLIKNKEDMNIYAGALIIAANAGGAWSPIGDVTTTMLWIGGQISSLAIMKSLFIPSVICTIVPTYILSRSLKGELDRKHKDEEKALQKEKVKGSWRMLIGGLLALIFVPIFKGVTHLPPYMGMLLGLSLVWILSELIHFKKDEEEKKPYSAVHALSKIDAPSVLFFLGILMAVGALEHAGILENLAEWMNHTIGNIDAIVFVMGILSSIVDNVPLVAATMGMYPISEFPMDHQLWEFTAFCAGTGGSLLIVGSAAGVAVMGMAKIKFFWYLKKITLPAFIGYVAGAAYYLLEVLYF, encoded by the coding sequence ATGGTGGTATATCTTATCTCAGTTTTTATTTTCGGTTATTTACTTATCACTTTAGAGGAGGTCGTAAAAATAAACAAAACGGCTATCGCCCTATATATGGGTGTGGTTACGTGGGTTGTTTTTGTTTTAGGAAGCGATCATACTGAAGGAGTAAGTGAAAGCCTAACACTACAATTAGGTAGTGTATCAGAAATTCTATTTTTCCTTATGGGAGCAATGACTATCATTGAATTGATAGACATTCACCAGGGTTTTAATGTAATTACAAACAGAATTAAAACCTCTAACAGAAAAACATTACTATGGATGATTGTGGGCATTGCATTCTTTTTATCTGCATTGCTAGATAACCTTACATGTTCTATTGTAATGATTTCTTTGTTAAGAAAGCTCATAAAAAATAAGGAAGACATGAATATTTATGCAGGGGCGCTAATTATAGCAGCCAATGCAGGTGGTGCCTGGTCTCCTATTGGTGACGTAACCACTACTATGTTATGGATTGGTGGTCAGATCAGTTCTTTGGCCATTATGAAATCACTTTTTATACCTAGTGTGATCTGTACTATTGTGCCTACCTACATATTAAGTAGGTCATTAAAAGGTGAGTTAGACAGAAAACATAAAGATGAAGAAAAAGCCTTGCAAAAGGAAAAAGTTAAAGGTAGCTGGAGAATGCTTATTGGAGGTTTGCTAGCCTTAATCTTTGTGCCGATTTTCAAAGGAGTAACTCATTTGCCTCCTTATATGGGAATGTTATTAGGCCTTTCTTTAGTTTGGATACTTTCTGAGTTAATTCACTTCAAGAAAGATGAAGAAGAGAAAAAACCTTATTCAGCAGTACATGCATTAAGTAAAATAGATGCGCCTAGCGTATTGTTTTTCTTAGGTATACTAATGGCCGTAGGAGCTCTTGAGCATGCCGGCATACTTGAAAATCTGGCCGAATGGATGAACCATACTATCGGTAATATAGATGCAATAGTTTTCGTAATGGGTATCTTATCATCTATAGTAGATAACGTGCCATTAGTAGCGGCAACTATGGGTATGTATCCTATCTCTGAATTTCCTATGGATCATCAGTTATGGGAATTTACAGCATTCTGTGCTGGTACAGGTGGTAGCTTATTAATAGTAGGTTCTGCCGCTGGTGTAGCAGTAATGGGTATGGCCAAAATCAAATTTTTCTGGTATTTGAAAAAAATAACTCTTCCTGCCTTTATAGGTTATGTGGCAGGTGCAGCATATTACTTGCTAGAAGTTTTATATTTCTAA
- a CDS encoding VOC family protein has product MKSLISIFEIPATDINRAVAFYQTILDIDIEVIDMQGMPMGLFPSEGQAVSGVITQGEGYEPSSKGVLVYFNGGEDLNVVLRKVEKAGGEVLMPKTLIDEENGYFALIMDCEGNMVGVHSPH; this is encoded by the coding sequence ATGAAAAGCTTAATCTCTATTTTTGAAATTCCGGCTACAGATATTAACAGGGCGGTGGCTTTCTATCAAACTATACTAGATATTGATATTGAAGTAATTGATATGCAGGGAATGCCTATGGGGCTGTTTCCCAGCGAGGGGCAAGCTGTGTCTGGAGTTATCACTCAGGGAGAAGGATACGAACCTTCATCAAAGGGAGTATTGGTTTACTTTAACGGTGGAGAGGATCTCAATGTAGTCTTGCGGAAAGTGGAAAAAGCAGGAGGCGAAGTGCTCATGCCCAAAACACTCATTGATGAAGAAAATGGCTATTTTGCTTTGATTATGGACTGTGAAGGAAATATGGTAGGAGTCCATTCTCCTCACTAA
- a CDS encoding AraC family transcriptional regulator, whose protein sequence is MYYETYPPHPDLEAIVRCYWVLEVPKALDAPKQRVIPDGTIEMCFILGDDIKRYTTDKDFIIQPRAMVFGQITRPYFVQPTGYVNTFAVRFYPYGFANFIDRPIKTLADKETSITELFGEEAKELENRIIEAPTTESRIEIIGNFLLQKLINPITIDHIVGSTLKALYATKGSVSISSILKDEPSKRRSLERKFSKQVGISPKQLGRIIRLQAVLKLMHERQEENLTSIAYESEYYDQAHFIKDFKHFTGVNPKQFFTDAEMMLSSLIYSKD, encoded by the coding sequence ATGTACTATGAAACCTATCCACCACATCCTGACTTAGAAGCTATAGTTAGATGCTACTGGGTGCTGGAGGTACCTAAAGCCTTAGACGCTCCCAAACAGCGAGTGATCCCTGATGGCACCATAGAAATGTGCTTTATTTTAGGAGATGATATAAAGAGGTACACCACAGATAAGGACTTTATTATACAACCGAGGGCAATGGTTTTTGGACAAATTACGCGCCCTTATTTTGTACAGCCTACGGGATATGTTAATACATTCGCGGTACGGTTTTATCCTTACGGATTTGCTAATTTTATTGACAGACCTATTAAGACTTTGGCAGATAAGGAAACGTCGATTACGGAATTATTTGGAGAAGAGGCAAAGGAGTTAGAAAATAGGATCATAGAAGCTCCCACTACTGAATCAAGAATAGAAATTATAGGGAATTTTTTGCTGCAGAAATTAATCAATCCTATCACCATTGATCATATTGTGGGGTCTACGCTAAAGGCTTTATACGCTACTAAAGGTAGTGTTTCAATCAGCTCAATTCTAAAAGATGAACCTTCAAAAAGAAGAAGTTTAGAACGAAAATTTTCAAAGCAGGTAGGTATTAGCCCTAAACAGTTGGGCAGAATTATCAGGCTGCAAGCTGTTTTGAAGCTCATGCATGAGAGACAAGAAGAAAACCTGACATCCATCGCTTATGAGAGCGAATATTATGATCAGGCTCATTTTATAAAGGATTTTAAGCACTTCACAGGGGTTAATCCTAAGCAATTTTTTACTGATGCTGAAATGATGTTATCGTCACTTATCTACTCAAAGGATTAG
- a CDS encoding sensor histidine kinase, with the protein MILIVYRKPLFFKILGAVALLELIIYFLCVLRILPFQIDLLLYHNKLEMGGHLEFRRMALNTASSFFLCFICLFLHTSKKPRTYAAQIIAFVIICQTFFFIFGYFNQATEFMGLLEFFPMAINTALSFFLFCLSFLAFTYNTGVMMVISSPYMGSISIRRILPISILLIFTLSYIVSNLSELSHWSTNLSISLFSSLFIVLITLMLWRTGVRLNAKDFLNKKYEQQINRLTRQFATSINSFENLYIINVDEAMHISHMSRNSPDFLPKSIHNGMLITDIFHNLSFGDRIINCVSKCLNKVDKFDFNIKSDFKNKFYNVSCRSIHNNNEIIGVAIAITDVTELIEAQNDLKKSNAELEKFSYSVAHDLRSPLGIINGYSQILLTDSNLPEPMKTKYLTAISNNTSKMESIITSILQISQLSHTSINKEWVAVENIIYDIIDEVSYPYKAQKPKITTDRLLNLYGDKVLISQVFSNIISNALKYSSGKEDIKVYIHADSRDDFTTYQISDNGIGFDQTDLNQALKPFQRLESKDKYEGIGIGLAIVYKIIELHGGEVWAESQPGKGSTFFFSLPNI; encoded by the coding sequence ATGATCCTAATAGTATATAGAAAGCCCTTATTTTTTAAGATACTTGGTGCAGTTGCGCTGCTAGAATTAATAATCTACTTTCTATGTGTACTCCGTATTCTGCCTTTTCAAATAGATCTTTTACTCTATCATAATAAACTAGAAATGGGAGGTCATCTGGAATTTAGACGGATGGCCTTAAACACAGCCTCTTCCTTCTTTCTATGCTTTATTTGCTTATTTCTACACACAAGTAAAAAGCCTCGAACTTACGCAGCTCAGATTATAGCCTTCGTCATTATCTGCCAAACTTTCTTCTTCATTTTTGGCTACTTTAATCAGGCTACAGAGTTTATGGGGTTGCTAGAGTTTTTCCCTATGGCTATCAATACTGCTTTGTCATTCTTCTTGTTTTGCCTTTCATTTTTGGCATTTACCTATAATACGGGCGTAATGATGGTCATTTCTTCACCCTACATGGGTTCCATATCTATTCGCCGAATACTACCTATCTCAATTCTGCTGATATTTACCCTTAGTTATATTGTTTCTAACTTATCAGAACTAAGTCATTGGTCTACCAATCTTTCAATTTCACTATTTTCATCGCTTTTTATCGTATTAATAACTCTCATGTTATGGAGAACCGGAGTCAGGCTCAATGCTAAAGACTTCTTAAACAAAAAGTACGAACAGCAGATCAACCGACTCACACGTCAGTTTGCTACCAGTATTAATAGCTTTGAGAATCTATATATCATAAATGTTGATGAGGCTATGCACATCAGCCATATGAGCCGTAATAGCCCGGATTTTCTACCTAAAAGCATTCATAATGGCATGCTAATTACTGACATTTTTCATAATCTCTCATTTGGAGATAGAATAATTAACTGTGTTAGTAAATGCCTAAACAAGGTAGATAAATTTGATTTTAATATTAAAAGTGATTTTAAAAACAAATTTTACAATGTAAGTTGTCGCTCTATCCATAACAACAATGAAATTATAGGCGTAGCCATTGCTATTACTGATGTAACAGAGCTGATTGAAGCACAAAACGATCTAAAAAAGAGCAATGCAGAGCTAGAAAAGTTTTCTTATTCCGTTGCTCACGATTTACGTTCTCCTTTGGGGATAATTAATGGTTATAGTCAAATACTCTTGACTGACTCCAATCTCCCTGAGCCCATGAAAACAAAATACCTTACTGCTATAAGTAATAACACCTCTAAAATGGAGTCGATTATCACTTCAATATTGCAGATATCACAACTTTCTCATACCAGCATTAATAAGGAATGGGTGGCAGTGGAAAACATAATTTATGATATTATAGATGAAGTAAGCTACCCCTATAAAGCTCAAAAACCAAAAATAACTACTGATAGGCTTTTAAACTTGTATGGAGATAAAGTACTCATTAGTCAGGTATTTAGTAACATTATTTCTAATGCGCTGAAATATTCATCAGGTAAGGAAGATATTAAGGTTTATATTCATGCTGATTCTCGTGACGACTTTACTACCTACCAAATATCAGATAATGGTATTGGTTTTGACCAAACTGACCTCAATCAGGCTCTAAAGCCATTTCAACGGTTAGAAAGTAAAGATAAATATGAAGGAATAGGCATTGGCCTGGCCATAGTATATAAAATAATAGAATTACATGGTGGTGAAGTATGGGCTGAGTCGCAGCCAGGAAAGGGATCTACATTCTTTTTCTCTTTGCCTAACATCTAA
- a CDS encoding TlpA disulfide reductase family protein, with translation MKTTIFLFVLVQFCACNHNPKDQFSIQGKTHALKDGTVLYLDNADSQITDLLDSAIVINNTFTFNTQLPDFPYHAVLRTKGYEKYRFIWLENTAMEFDATNMPFERALVSGSETEEVAQKLRLTLDTLTEEEQEIAELEFVKSHPESIVSAEILYLYYGTFDKEKTAALFQNFTDKNKASKYGKVISNFLKLNQNLQLGDKYVNFEMSNEEGNLKSLAELEGKTILLDFWASWCAPCRKESPELLKVYKTFHPKGFEIFAVSLDENKNRWMEAIQNDSLIWLHVNDFKGQSNLASLIYGVDGIPDNFLIDKNGTIVGRDLHGDILNDKLELLLYNNKRETINQGPQ, from the coding sequence ATGAAAACCACCATTTTTCTATTTGTTTTGGTACAGTTCTGTGCCTGTAATCATAATCCTAAAGATCAGTTTTCAATACAAGGAAAAACCCATGCCCTTAAAGATGGCACCGTGCTTTACCTTGACAATGCTGACAGTCAGATTACTGATTTGCTCGATTCAGCTATAGTTATTAATAACACATTTACCTTTAACACACAATTACCAGACTTTCCGTATCACGCTGTTTTAAGAACCAAAGGCTATGAAAAATACCGATTTATATGGTTAGAAAATACTGCTATGGAGTTCGATGCAACCAATATGCCTTTTGAACGGGCCTTGGTATCTGGATCAGAAACCGAAGAAGTAGCCCAAAAATTACGCCTGACACTAGATACTTTGACCGAAGAAGAGCAAGAAATTGCGGAATTAGAGTTTGTAAAGTCACACCCTGAAAGCATTGTAAGTGCAGAGATATTGTATTTATATTATGGCACTTTTGATAAAGAAAAAACAGCAGCTTTATTTCAAAACTTTACAGATAAAAACAAAGCCTCAAAATATGGTAAGGTGATCAGCAATTTTTTAAAGCTGAACCAAAATCTACAATTAGGTGATAAATACGTTAATTTTGAAATGTCTAATGAGGAAGGAAATCTTAAGTCTCTAGCAGAATTAGAAGGAAAAACCATTTTATTAGACTTTTGGGCATCTTGGTGTGCGCCTTGCAGAAAAGAAAGTCCAGAATTACTAAAGGTATATAAGACTTTTCACCCAAAAGGATTTGAGATTTTTGCCGTTTCATTAGACGAAAACAAGAACCGCTGGATGGAGGCCATTCAAAATGATAGCCTTATATGGCTTCATGTTAATGATTTTAAAGGTCAGAGTAACCTGGCCTCTCTCATTTATGGTGTAGACGGCATTCCAGATAACTTCCTGATAGATAAAAACGGCACCATTGTAGGACGTGATTTACATGGAGACATTTTGAATGATAAACTCGAGTTATTATTATACAATAACAAAAGAGAAACAATCAACCAAGGCCCCCAATAA
- a CDS encoding response regulator transcription factor, with amino-acid sequence MRILIVEDETGIATFLKQGLEEEAFAVDLAEDGKSGLQMALSDEYDLLLLDWMLPGHSGIEICTQFRKVNRETPIIFLTAKDTVDETVFGLRAGANDYIKKPFNFEELLERIKVQLRPKSGNHYLFTLGNITLNTDTHQVHKDEQEINLTQKEFALLEYLMRNKGKVCRRTRIIESVWDIHFDYNTGVIDVYINALRKKLLLMDDDNYIQTVRGVGYIAKEL; translated from the coding sequence ATGAGAATACTGATAGTAGAAGATGAAACTGGCATTGCCACTTTTCTTAAGCAAGGTCTTGAAGAAGAAGCCTTTGCAGTAGACCTGGCAGAAGATGGAAAGTCAGGCCTGCAAATGGCTTTGAGTGATGAATACGACCTACTTTTGCTCGATTGGATGCTCCCCGGTCACAGCGGAATTGAGATTTGCACTCAGTTTAGAAAGGTAAACAGAGAAACACCAATAATATTTCTTACCGCTAAAGATACAGTAGATGAAACCGTGTTTGGTCTGCGTGCCGGAGCCAATGATTATATAAAAAAGCCTTTTAATTTTGAGGAGTTATTAGAACGAATAAAGGTACAACTAAGACCTAAATCAGGTAATCATTATTTGTTTACTTTAGGCAATATCACCTTAAACACAGATACCCATCAGGTACATAAAGATGAGCAGGAAATCAACCTCACACAGAAAGAATTTGCTCTACTCGAATACCTAATGCGCAACAAAGGAAAAGTATGCCGCAGAACCAGAATTATTGAAAGTGTGTGGGACATCCATTTTGATTACAACACAGGAGTGATTGATGTTTATATCAATGCTTTGCGCAAAAAGCTATTGTTAATGGATGATGATAATTATATTCAGACAGTAAGAGGTGTAGGCTATATTGCTAAGGAGCTATGA
- a CDS encoding sensor histidine kinase: protein MAILFGAIYYSVYQTVMRNLDSDLSYEAHKHYGEIKVADESIQFINKAEWEEREHTEVQVNPVFIQLTDEHGTIMDRSPNLKGGTLPFNKTAVGGHFNATLNHRAVRQVQLPIEENGEVKGYILAALSSESEQSVILNLRNALIICYLTVLAGLYFFSRFLAGRSIRPVKEVSSTITKITKQNLKERVDLPLNKDEIYDLSTNFNDLLSRIENAIEKEKQFTSDASHELRTPLSTLRGTLEVLIRKPRTQADYEEKIRYSLQEIDRMTAILEQLLLLARLDSNPQKQSFIQLPAVITESLARFDKQIKSKNLTIQFHFDESKKLLTPNYYTSLIIDNLLSNAIKYSPDNSVIHIQAQEIDNKVICSIKDHGIGIKEADQSKIFHSFYRSESLQYKHIKGHGLGLSIVKKCAEAIKAELAVNSIIGKGTTISINFN, encoded by the coding sequence ATGGCAATATTATTTGGTGCTATTTACTACTCAGTGTACCAAACCGTAATGAGAAACCTGGATAGCGACCTATCTTATGAAGCACACAAACATTATGGAGAAATCAAGGTGGCTGATGAAAGTATTCAGTTTATAAACAAGGCTGAGTGGGAAGAACGAGAGCATACTGAGGTGCAAGTCAATCCGGTTTTTATTCAGCTTACTGATGAGCACGGCACTATTATGGATCGATCTCCGAATCTCAAGGGAGGAACGCTTCCTTTTAATAAAACAGCTGTGGGAGGTCATTTTAATGCCACTCTCAACCATAGAGCGGTTCGTCAGGTACAATTACCAATTGAAGAAAATGGGGAAGTAAAAGGTTACATTTTAGCCGCACTGTCCTCAGAATCAGAACAATCCGTTATCCTAAATTTACGTAATGCACTTATTATCTGCTACCTGACAGTATTAGCAGGGCTATATTTCTTCTCTCGCTTTCTGGCAGGCAGAAGCATACGTCCTGTCAAAGAGGTTTCCAGTACTATTACTAAAATTACCAAACAAAACCTGAAAGAGCGTGTAGACCTTCCTCTTAACAAGGATGAGATTTATGATCTCTCAACTAATTTCAATGATCTGCTGAGTCGTATAGAAAATGCCATTGAAAAGGAAAAGCAATTTACTTCAGATGCCTCTCATGAGCTGCGCACACCACTTTCCACGCTGAGAGGCACGTTGGAGGTGCTAATAAGAAAACCGCGAACTCAAGCTGATTATGAAGAAAAGATCCGCTATAGTTTACAGGAAATAGATAGGATGACTGCCATACTGGAACAGCTATTGCTCCTGGCAAGATTAGATTCTAACCCACAAAAACAATCATTTATACAGCTTCCTGCTGTCATTACCGAATCTCTGGCTCGCTTTGACAAACAGATTAAAAGCAAAAATTTAACTATTCAATTTCATTTTGATGAAAGTAAAAAGCTCCTGACTCCAAATTATTACACCAGCCTAATCATAGACAATTTACTGAGTAATGCCATCAAATATTCACCTGATAATTCGGTTATACATATCCAGGCTCAGGAGATCGATAATAAGGTAATTTGTTCTATAAAAGACCATGGAATAGGCATAAAAGAGGCTGATCAGAGTAAAATCTTCCATAGCTTTTATCGCTCAGAGAGCCTTCAATACAAACACATCAAAGGTCATGGCTTGGGCTTATCTATAGTAAAAAAGTGTGCAGAAGCCATTAAAGCTGAACTGGCTGTAAACAGCATAATAGGCAAAGGCACCACCATAAGCATCAACTTCAATTAA